A genomic window from Pagrus major chromosome 23, Pma_NU_1.0 includes:
- the hsd17b1 gene encoding 17-beta-hydroxysteroid dehydrogenase type 1, which produces MDKKVVLITGCSSGIGLSLAVRLASDPDKTFKVYATMRNMAKKERLLECVKGLHRDTLDILQMDVTDQQSILDARDRVVEKRVDILVCNAGVGLMGPLEVQSLDSMRQIMEVNLLGTIQTIQAFLPDMKAQGKGRILVTGSTGGLHGLPFNEVYCASKFAVEGACESLAVLLQHFNIHVSLIECGPVNTDFLVNLQKAELGDASLDKVDAHTLSLYEKYLQHCGSVFQNLAQDTEDIVKVFLDAIQSPSPAFRYFTSGVVPPLIKLKITEPDGSRYISAMSKIIFSAEEQ; this is translated from the exons ATGGACAAGAAGGTTGTGCTGATCACAGGCTGCTCCTCGGGAATCGGTCTCAGCCTGGCGGTCCGGCTGGCCTCTGACCCCGACAAAACATTCAAAG TCTATGCCACAATGAGAAACATGGCCAAGAAGGAGCGTCTTCTAGAGTGTGTTAAAGGCCTGCACAGGGATACGTTGGACATACTCCAAATGGACGTGACAGACCAGCAGTCCATCCTGGATGCGAGGGACAGGGTTGTAGAGAAACGAGTGGACATTCTGG TGTGCAATGCCGGTGTGGGTTTGATGGGGCCGCTGGAGGTTCAGTCCTTGGACTCGATGAGGCAGATTATGGAGGTCAACCTCCTTGGAACCATCCAGACCATCCAGGCTTTCCTTCCAGACATGAAGGCTCAGGGCAAGGGCCGCATTCTGGTCACCGGCAGCACCGGAGGGCTTCACG GTCTCCCTTTTAATGAGGTGTACTGTGCCAGTAAATTTGCAGTAGAGGGAGCATGTGAGAGTTTGGCTGTCCTCCTGCAACACTTCAATATCCA TGTGAGTCTCATTGAGTGTGGTCCAGTCAACACTGACTTCCTGGTCAACCTGCAGAAGGCAGAGCTCGGGGATGCATCGCTCGATAAGGTCGATGCCCACACGCTCAGCCTCTATGAGAAATACCTGCAACACTGTGGCTCAGTTTTCCAAAATTTAGCGCAGGACACTGAGGACATTGTAAAG GTATTTCTGGATGCCATCCAGTCACCAAGCCCTGCGTTCAGATACTTTACCAGTGGCGTCGTGCCACCTCTCATCAAACTGAAGATCACAGAACCAGATGGCTCGCGGTACATCAGTGCAATGAGCAAAATCATCTTCTCAGCTGAGGAGCAATAA
- the stk17al gene encoding serine/threonine kinase 17a like, with product MPNPATMNKNGMVTKIHTRIRADPFTANYDLVGRELGRGKFAVVKKCIEKATGKQYAAKFLRKRRKGADCRMDILNEIAVLELAKANPYVVALHEVYETTSEIILILECAAGGEIFNQCVADNDEAFTEKDVIRLAKQILTGVAFLHRNNVVHLDLKPQNILLTSAKPLGDIRIVDFGLSRRMDNITEVREILGTPEYVAPEILSYEPISTATDMWSIGVLTYVMLTGESPFLGDDKQETFLNISQVNIDYSQDTFEGISSLAVDFIKSMLVKNPRKRATAEESLNHPWLNSLPHPHSHPHLHAGSASSLDEPETSQSESEPESPAPSPELDLIGSYLMCPGQGELKTGRDAFSFSEPPFPTRPEIQQELIC from the exons ATGCCAAATCCAGCAACGATGAACAAAAACGGAATGGTGACGAAAATCCACACGAGGATAAGAGCTGACCCGTTCACAGCCAATTACGACCTGGTCGGCAGAGAGCTGGGCAG GGGAAAGTTTGCGGTTGTAAAGAAGTGCATTGAGAAGGCAACAGGGAAGCAGTATGCTGCCAAGTTCCTGCGAAAGCGACGGAAGGGCGCAGACTGCCGCATGGACATCTTAAACGAGATCGCCGTGTTGGAGTTGGCCAAGGCAAACCCCTACGTGGTGGCTCTGCATGAGGTCTACGAAACCACCAGCGAAATCATCCTCATTCTGGAGTG TGCCGCCGGTGGCGAAATCTTCAACCAATGTGTTGCCGATAACGACGAGGCCTTCACAGAGAAAGATGTGATCCGGCTGGCCAAGCAGATCCTGACTGGAGTGGCCTTCCTGCATCGGAACAATGTGGTGCACCTGGATCTGAAA CCCCAGAACATCTTGCTGACGAGTGCCAAACCTCTGGGGGATATTCGTATTGTGGACTTTGGCTTGTCCAGACGTATGGACAACATCACAGAAGTCAGGGAGATCCTGGGCACCCCAGAGTATGTGG caCCCGAGATCCTGAGCTATGAACCCATTAGCACTGCGACAGACATGTG GAGTATCGGGGTCCTGACCTACGTCATGCTGACGGGCGAGTCTCCCTTCCTGGGTGACGACAAGCAGGAGACATTCCTCAACATCTCCCAAGTCAACATCGACTACTCGCAGGACACATTCGAGGGGATCTCCTCCCTGGCTGTTGACTTCATCAAGTCCATGTTGGTTAAAAACCCCAG gAAGAGAGCCACGGCTGAAGAAAGCCTCAACCACCCCTGGCTGAACTCGCTCCCTCATCCCCACTCCCACCCGCACCTCCATGCTGGGTCGGCGTCCTCTTTGGATGAGCCGGAGACGAGCCAGTCGGAGTCGGAGCCCGAGAGCCCAGCTCCCTCACCTGAGCTGGACTTGATCGGGTCATACCTCATGTGCCCGGGCCAGGGTGAGTTGAAGACGGGTCGTGACGCCTTCTCCTTCAGCGAGCCGCCCTTTCCCACACGGCCTGAGATACAGCAGGAGCTGATCTGCTGA
- the LOC141019887 gene encoding coenzyme Q-binding protein COQ10 homolog, mitochondrial, with the protein MANKTTPLLFKALLEMSEAHSSKVVRGNTKRVNLRHLGSCGALVARRASLPLCPATPVSVPSRSFINLVAPISARRMEYTECRTLEYTPEQMYNVVASVDQYQQFVPWCKKSRVVKGRNGDVRAELEIGFPPILERYTSEVTVVPNHKVRAVCTDGSLFSHLETIWRFAPGAKDLPNSCKVEFYVSFEFRSLLHSQLASIFFDEVVKQMVSAFESRAAMLYRNQQEASLRRRSA; encoded by the exons ATGGCCAATAAAAcgactcctctcctcttcaaGGCGCTGCTGGAGATGTCTGAAGCCCACTCTTCAAAAGTGGTGCGAGGAAACACGAAAAGAGTAAATCTCAG ACACTTGGGCTCCTGTGGGGCTCTGGTTGCAAGAAGGGCCAGTCTGCCTCTCTGCCCTGCAACCCCCGTCAGCGTACCCAGCCGCAGCTTCATCAACCTGGTTGCTCCCATCAGCGCCCGCAGGATGGAGTACACCGAGTGCCGGACATTAGA GTATACTCCAGAACAGATGTACAATGTGGTGGCCAGTGTCGACCAGTACCAGCAATTTGTTCCCTGGTGTAAGAAGTCTCGGGTCGTTAAGGGACGAAACGGCGACGTCCGGGCAGAGCTGGAAATAGGTTTCCCCCCCATCTTGGAGCGCTACACCTCTGAAGTCACTGTCGTACCAAACCACAAAGTCCGG GCCGTGTGCACTGACGGATCCCTCTTCAGCCATCTTGAAACCATTTGGAGGTTTGCCCCTGGAGCCAAAGACCTACCGAACTCCTGCAAAGTAGAGTTCTAT GTGTCATTTGAGTTCAGGTCTCTTCTGCACTCTCAGCTGGCCAGCATCTTCTTTGACGAAGTGGTTAAGCAGATGGTCAGTGCCTTCGAGTCACGGGCGGCGATGCTTTACAGGAACCAGCAGGAGGCGTCACTGAGGAGGCGGTCGGCATGA